One part of the Halopenitus persicus genome encodes these proteins:
- a CDS encoding UvrD-helicase domain-containing protein, whose product MTEEPEEIQLTEEQQDALVQGRNVAITAGAGTGKTTTLTERYVTILAENPSLTPENIVTITFTRKAAAELTERVREEVYDRLEAADSPASYQRWRNVLDDLEDGYVHTIHAFCTRLLRERAVEAPVPLGFDVLDEDGAATLQREVVTEFLERNQDDADVALLAQLWGRDQLVDVLAGLLDERPQSESVLEAWRDAEVDDYLDVCWGVVCDLDVTDARRTLYGDGLLEQLRTVAGRVGREGAIADEDGLRAYRTVTEVATTLPADPEESDLRDCQRAILELYEACEKKNGGLYSSSGYVVGDRDDWGEYGDVYDDMKDAIDATIAAVEPHEDAVETTPGELEANSAHYALALMRVFDDVLAAYTDEKDRRDTLDFPDVIETTLEFLRANDAVTERLQDQFAAVMVDEFQDTDPRQWELVKLLTGVDEQTASNVFLVGDEKQSIYGFRGADVTTFGAARAELQAVNEARGVDDVPDSDAESPTALELSGNFRTLDEPLSFLNELFEYLFQPEGDCHEPYEAPPQDLSTQRDRVEDIKGLTGSVEYLAVPDDADTAAELFGDDHPVAEGALDHTIEAEAQALAARLTHLFDDPPQVQDPDTGVHRDATPDDTAILLRRRTHLDRYQRALEEYDIPYTVVGGVGFYDTPEVQALTNLLRVLGDPQDDVSLYGVLRSPLFGFADDRLAPAVAEADSVWDALAETDDPQLLDAFDLLTTWRVLSGCATPSEDGVLPWNRLLSRVIDDTGYLASVSADERGRQAVANVEKFRDQVRTWSENGVHTAAGLLHRIDRQAEIDPREGEADIPGDAEGVRIMTIHSAKGLEFPIVTVPDLGSDLNFGRSVDDHGYVRLVDGTDDAPPVPAVGGPNPGDAFSIEKTAVHEYADRQSRPQERAESKRILYVACTRTRDHLLLCGTHDIEVDESGAIELGEPAAFDDADRWRDWLQPALLDGALVAEAIRDGQASGEIDGASYTVRKPPRPVDWDTDEDAVDSTPSISVPSPPKLAPAKRIAATTLVNGVADASGDGHSYSQRQESAGLSPTTFGTVVHRINELRPPRDEWPALIRRLSRMAGEAPTETDLRDAVDHAADAVEFVDRIESDAQLEAVYDEYSVVARIDESRIVGDIDRLLVTPDAYHIIDYKTNDLSSTTSDDLAEHYRPQMLAYTLALLQHSPDHSIRASLRFTDAGVEERFEWGPSEHSVIESDLRSMVELLSEY is encoded by the coding sequence ATGACTGAGGAACCCGAGGAGATTCAGCTCACGGAAGAACAGCAAGACGCGCTCGTCCAAGGCCGGAACGTCGCGATCACTGCCGGCGCCGGGACGGGGAAGACGACGACGCTCACCGAGCGGTACGTGACGATACTGGCCGAGAACCCGTCGCTCACGCCGGAGAACATCGTCACGATCACCTTCACTCGGAAGGCTGCTGCCGAACTGACCGAGCGCGTTCGCGAAGAGGTCTACGACCGACTCGAGGCTGCCGACTCGCCGGCGTCGTATCAGCGCTGGCGAAACGTGCTCGACGATCTGGAGGACGGTTATGTCCACACCATTCACGCGTTCTGTACTCGTCTCCTGCGAGAACGGGCTGTCGAGGCTCCGGTTCCGCTCGGCTTCGACGTGCTCGACGAAGACGGCGCCGCGACACTCCAACGCGAAGTCGTGACTGAGTTCCTCGAACGCAACCAGGACGATGCCGATGTAGCTCTCCTTGCTCAGCTCTGGGGTCGCGACCAGCTGGTCGACGTCCTCGCAGGGCTACTTGACGAACGCCCACAGAGCGAGTCCGTCCTCGAGGCGTGGCGTGACGCCGAGGTCGACGACTACCTCGACGTCTGCTGGGGGGTCGTCTGTGATCTCGACGTTACCGACGCTCGACGGACGCTGTATGGGGACGGACTCCTTGAGCAGCTACGCACGGTCGCGGGCCGCGTCGGTCGCGAGGGCGCTATCGCCGACGAGGACGGTCTTCGGGCCTACCGGACCGTCACCGAGGTCGCGACGACACTCCCTGCCGACCCCGAGGAAAGCGATCTCCGTGACTGTCAGCGGGCAATCCTCGAGCTGTACGAGGCCTGTGAGAAGAAGAACGGCGGTCTGTACAGCAGTTCCGGGTACGTCGTCGGTGACCGGGACGACTGGGGCGAGTATGGGGACGTCTACGACGACATGAAGGACGCCATCGACGCGACCATCGCGGCCGTCGAACCGCACGAGGACGCCGTTGAGACGACGCCCGGGGAACTGGAAGCAAATAGCGCTCACTACGCGCTCGCACTGATGCGGGTCTTCGACGACGTCCTCGCAGCCTACACCGACGAAAAGGACCGCCGCGATACGCTCGACTTTCCTGACGTGATCGAAACGACGCTCGAGTTCTTGCGAGCTAACGATGCGGTCACGGAGCGGCTTCAAGACCAGTTTGCGGCCGTGATGGTCGACGAGTTCCAGGACACTGACCCGCGCCAGTGGGAGTTAGTCAAGCTCCTCACGGGCGTCGACGAGCAGACGGCGTCGAACGTCTTCCTGGTCGGCGACGAGAAACAGAGTATCTACGGGTTCCGCGGGGCCGACGTGACGACGTTCGGGGCGGCGAGAGCAGAACTTCAGGCCGTCAACGAGGCCCGTGGGGTCGACGACGTCCCCGACAGCGACGCCGAGAGCCCGACCGCGCTCGAGCTTTCGGGGAACTTCCGGACGCTAGACGAGCCGCTGTCGTTCCTGAACGAGCTCTTCGAGTACCTGTTCCAGCCGGAGGGTGACTGCCACGAACCCTACGAAGCGCCACCGCAGGACCTGAGTACGCAACGCGACCGCGTCGAAGATATCAAGGGACTCACCGGGAGCGTCGAGTATCTCGCTGTCCCCGACGACGCCGATACGGCGGCAGAGCTCTTCGGCGACGATCATCCGGTCGCCGAAGGCGCGCTCGATCACACCATCGAGGCCGAAGCGCAAGCGCTCGCTGCTCGACTGACCCACCTGTTCGACGATCCGCCGCAAGTCCAAGACCCCGATACAGGTGTCCATCGTGACGCTACTCCCGACGACACGGCAATCCTCCTCCGCCGACGAACCCATCTGGATCGGTATCAGCGCGCCCTCGAGGAGTACGACATTCCTTACACTGTCGTCGGTGGCGTCGGATTCTACGATACGCCTGAGGTCCAGGCGCTCACGAACTTGCTTCGAGTGCTCGGTGATCCACAAGACGATGTCTCCCTCTATGGAGTGCTTCGGTCGCCGCTGTTCGGATTCGCGGATGATCGCCTCGCGCCGGCGGTCGCAGAGGCCGATTCAGTCTGGGACGCGCTTGCCGAGACGGACGACCCGCAGCTGTTGGACGCGTTTGACCTCCTTACGACGTGGCGGGTTCTCAGCGGGTGTGCGACGCCGTCCGAGGATGGTGTCCTCCCGTGGAACCGTCTGCTGTCCCGTGTAATCGACGACACTGGGTATCTGGCGAGTGTAAGCGCCGACGAACGCGGTCGACAAGCCGTCGCGAACGTCGAGAAGTTCCGCGACCAGGTCCGTACTTGGAGCGAGAACGGGGTTCATACCGCTGCGGGGCTGCTCCACCGGATCGACCGCCAGGCCGAGATCGACCCCCGTGAGGGGGAGGCAGATATTCCGGGTGACGCCGAGGGCGTCCGGATTATGACGATCCATTCAGCGAAGGGACTCGAGTTCCCGATCGTCACTGTCCCCGATCTCGGGAGTGATCTCAACTTCGGTCGCTCCGTGGACGACCATGGCTACGTTCGACTCGTGGACGGAACTGATGACGCACCGCCGGTGCCGGCGGTCGGCGGGCCCAATCCGGGCGATGCGTTCTCGATCGAGAAGACCGCCGTCCACGAGTATGCCGACCGACAGTCCCGTCCACAGGAGAGAGCGGAGTCGAAAAGGATTCTCTACGTTGCGTGTACACGAACACGGGATCACCTCCTTCTCTGCGGCACACACGACATCGAGGTCGACGAGTCCGGTGCAATCGAACTCGGGGAGCCTGCTGCCTTCGACGACGCAGACCGGTGGCGCGACTGGTTACAGCCAGCCCTCCTCGATGGAGCACTTGTCGCCGAGGCGATTCGGGATGGACAGGCCTCTGGCGAGATTGATGGAGCCAGCTATACCGTTCGCAAGCCCCCGCGTCCAGTCGACTGGGACACAGACGAAGACGCTGTGGATTCGACGCCGTCGATATCGGTTCCCTCACCGCCGAAGCTGGCACCGGCGAAACGGATCGCGGCCACGACGCTCGTGAATGGGGTAGCGGATGCGTCTGGAGACGGTCACAGTTACTCTCAACGTCAGGAGTCGGCTGGACTGAGCCCCACGACATTTGGGACGGTCGTCCACCGAATCAACGAACTCCGCCCACCGAGAGACGAGTGGCCAGCCCTGATTCGACGTCTGAGTCGGATGGCCGGTGAGGCGCCGACGGAAACAGACCTCCGCGATGCTGTCGACCATGCCGCTGATGCAGTAGAATTTGTTGACAGAATTGAGTCCGATGCCCAGCTCGAAGCTGTTTACGACGAGTACTCTGTCGTCGCTCGAATTGATGAATCACGGATTGTTGGTGATATCGACCGGCTGCTCGTCACTCCAGACGCATACCATATTATCGACTACAAGACCAACGACCTCTCATCTACGACGTCGGATGATCTAGCAGAACACTATCGACCTCAGATGCTCGCGTACACGCTGGCTCTCCTACAGCATAGTCCCGATCACAGTATTCGTGCCTCACTCCGCTTCACCGATGCCGGCGTCGAAGAACGGTTTGAATGGGGCCCGAGCGAGCACTCTGTGATCGAATCTGACCTTCGTTCTATGGTGGAATTGCTTTCTGAATATTGA
- a CDS encoding tyrosine-type recombinase/integrase has protein sequence MTKRERIRVLKERIRAGGGANFYDDERYAGDTISDDDAGTLLTVSDQFDLHDYSDNRHEKLLRHLVRVAEKVGGLTDALEEREAAEELVRWVNREYDNPRTKCDYRLAIRAMGKHALRRGTKGDPPESIDWMSANTPRNYNPKPSRADMLEWEEDVLPLINDGTNPARNKALFAVQFEGGFRPHCELYEMKVSDVKDTSYGVEIEVDGKTGQRSVTMILALPYLNRWLGDHHPCPGDDDAYLWVKSNGERMSYTTFQRYFKRAADRIDLEKPVTPKNFRKSNATWLAKLGKNESFIEDRQGRQRGSDAISHYVAMYGEDRAREYASMHGQDVETEDPEDYTPITCPRCRRQTPRDKDVCMWCNQALDHDTFEDLEETKTTVRDMALQLFQEDGEFVEDVVTRKAVTQMMLNDDDFFEEALDVAEGLDIDLPTAVE, from the coding sequence ATGACGAAGCGCGAACGCATCCGCGTTCTCAAGGAGCGCATTCGAGCCGGCGGCGGGGCCAACTTCTACGACGATGAGCGATATGCGGGAGACACGATCAGCGACGACGACGCTGGAACGCTGCTCACGGTCTCCGATCAGTTCGATCTCCACGACTACAGCGACAATCGGCACGAGAAACTCCTCCGGCACCTCGTCCGCGTAGCTGAGAAGGTCGGTGGCTTGACCGACGCACTCGAGGAACGCGAGGCCGCTGAGGAACTCGTCCGCTGGGTCAATCGGGAGTACGACAACCCCCGGACGAAGTGTGATTACCGGCTGGCGATCCGCGCCATGGGCAAGCACGCGCTCCGCCGTGGAACGAAGGGCGATCCGCCGGAATCCATCGACTGGATGTCCGCGAATACGCCGCGCAACTACAATCCGAAGCCATCGCGGGCCGACATGCTCGAGTGGGAAGAGGACGTCCTCCCGCTCATCAACGACGGGACAAACCCGGCCCGCAACAAGGCCCTGTTTGCCGTCCAGTTTGAGGGCGGGTTCCGACCGCACTGCGAACTCTATGAGATGAAGGTCAGCGACGTGAAGGACACCAGCTACGGTGTCGAAATCGAGGTCGACGGGAAGACCGGCCAGCGCTCGGTGACGATGATTCTCGCGCTGCCGTACCTGAACCGCTGGCTCGGTGACCATCATCCGTGCCCGGGCGACGACGATGCCTACCTCTGGGTGAAGTCGAACGGCGAGCGGATGAGCTACACGACCTTCCAACGCTACTTCAAGCGAGCCGCCGACCGCATCGACCTCGAGAAGCCCGTCACGCCGAAGAACTTCCGGAAGTCGAACGCGACATGGCTCGCCAAGCTCGGCAAGAACGAGTCGTTCATCGAGGACCGACAGGGACGCCAGCGCGGAAGCGATGCCATCTCTCACTACGTCGCGATGTATGGTGAAGACCGTGCTCGCGAGTACGCATCGATGCACGGGCAGGACGTCGAAACGGAGGACCCGGAGGACTACACGCCGATTACCTGCCCCCGGTGCCGTCGACAGACGCCCCGTGACAAGGATGTCTGTATGTGGTGCAATCAAGCGCTCGACCACGACACCTTCGAGGACCTCGAAGAGACCAAGACGACGGTCAGAGACATGGCACTCCAGCTGTTCCAGGAGGACGGCGAATTCGTCGAGGACGTCGTCACACGAAAGGCCGTCACCCAGATGATGCTGAACGATGACGACTTCTTCGAGGAGGCGCTCGACGTCGCTGAGGGCCTCGACATCGACTTGCCGACCGCCGTTGAGTGA
- a CDS encoding helix-turn-helix domain-containing protein, with protein MYEVLDDTAAQVLLAIESGDSIRRVAQHLHTPYETVRQAANRLEEAGYVHYDDGLSVVDDRVRNAARELVAASAGVSPPSIEEAYVIPQFGEWPFVFTRIDAVYVWTQGGYQVSRDPDDYPLFIAVREQDIDAWETFFASFGLPTASERQPSDEIDGPLQIVLDPQPSLEIEDVEGYPVIPRENTIEYMCDHYATFESALAMLDRMYEDLDLGITYREREWSQT; from the coding sequence ATGTACGAAGTGCTCGACGACACGGCGGCCCAGGTCCTCCTCGCCATCGAGAGTGGCGACTCCATCCGCCGCGTCGCCCAGCACCTCCACACACCCTACGAGACGGTTAGACAGGCAGCCAACCGGCTCGAGGAGGCAGGCTACGTCCACTATGATGATGGCCTCTCAGTTGTCGACGACCGCGTGCGCAATGCAGCGCGCGAGCTGGTCGCTGCGAGCGCCGGCGTCAGTCCGCCATCGATCGAGGAGGCGTACGTCATCCCGCAGTTCGGGGAGTGGCCGTTCGTCTTCACGCGGATCGACGCCGTCTACGTCTGGACCCAGGGCGGCTACCAGGTCAGCCGCGATCCCGACGATTACCCGCTGTTCATCGCTGTTCGCGAGCAGGACATCGACGCCTGGGAGACGTTCTTCGCATCATTCGGGCTGCCAACCGCCTCCGAGCGCCAGCCCAGCGACGAGATCGATGGGCCGCTGCAGATAGTTCTCGATCCACAGCCGTCACTCGAAATCGAGGATGTGGAAGGCTACCCGGTCATCCCCCGCGAGAACACGATTGAATACATGTGTGACCACTACGCGACCTTCGAGTCGGCGCTAGCGATGCTGGACCGGATGTACGAGGATCTCGATCTCGGCATCACATATCGAGAGAGGGAATGGTCGCAGACATGA
- a CDS encoding RNA-guided endonuclease InsQ/TnpB family protein — MADDYVRRTAITRLSVDDEQRDLLEETISEWKRGCQIATDLAWGHCNTKSDVQPLAYDPVRDETDLGSQHAILATHQAAQAITGCIERRAKDKKVSKPTFTAPTVKYDTRTMTVFDDDTVSLSTTERRVRCPLDLPDADDGYQRQYLDSDEWSVTESTLTARDGEFFLHIGFRRYKNDTERNTAEDGTVLGVDLGIENLAVTSTAYFFSGRELTHRLREFEKVRAGLQQAGTRSAHRTLVQSSGRELRYVRDVLHRASNALIDEALRYDCDVIAFENLTHIRDRTGASWGHKWAFRTLYEQVEYKAEAVGISVKQVGSAYTSKRCCECGFTADENRPSRNDFRCVKCGSEANADYNAAKNIGIRYVRRGQQSSGRTGDSQLALKSGTVKPKGGFTAYPNGFEAEFTDKPHPPRANLSE, encoded by the coding sequence GTGGCAGACGACTACGTGCGTCGGACGGCAATCACCCGCCTCTCGGTAGACGACGAGCAACGCGATCTGCTCGAAGAGACCATCTCCGAGTGGAAACGGGGCTGTCAAATCGCCACCGACCTCGCGTGGGGGCACTGCAACACCAAGAGCGATGTGCAACCCCTTGCCTACGATCCTGTGCGCGACGAGACCGACCTCGGGAGTCAGCACGCAATTCTGGCCACTCACCAAGCCGCACAAGCCATCACTGGCTGTATCGAACGCCGGGCGAAAGACAAGAAGGTCAGCAAGCCGACGTTCACCGCGCCAACCGTGAAGTACGATACGCGGACGATGACGGTGTTCGATGACGATACCGTGTCCCTCTCTACGACGGAGCGCCGGGTGCGGTGTCCGCTCGACCTTCCCGATGCCGACGATGGCTACCAGCGACAGTACCTTGACTCGGACGAATGGAGTGTTACCGAAAGCACGCTCACCGCCCGAGACGGCGAGTTCTTCTTGCATATCGGTTTCCGCCGGTACAAGAACGATACCGAACGGAACACCGCCGAGGACGGAACGGTTCTCGGGGTTGACCTCGGTATCGAAAACCTCGCCGTCACCAGCACCGCCTACTTCTTCAGCGGGCGGGAGCTAACCCATCGACTCCGTGAGTTCGAGAAGGTACGCGCCGGGTTGCAACAGGCCGGAACACGAAGCGCTCATCGAACGCTCGTACAGTCGAGCGGTCGGGAACTTCGCTACGTCCGCGACGTGCTTCACCGAGCATCGAACGCACTGATAGACGAAGCCCTCCGATACGACTGCGACGTCATCGCGTTCGAGAACCTAACCCACATCCGCGATCGAACCGGTGCGTCGTGGGGTCACAAGTGGGCGTTCCGAACGCTCTACGAACAGGTCGAGTACAAAGCCGAAGCGGTCGGTATCTCGGTGAAGCAAGTCGGGTCGGCGTACACATCGAAGCGGTGTTGTGAGTGTGGATTCACGGCAGACGAGAACCGCCCGTCACGGAACGACTTTCGATGCGTGAAGTGCGGGTCGGAAGCGAACGCGGACTACAACGCGGCGAAGAACATCGGGATACGGTATGTCCGTCGAGGCCAACAGTCGTCTGGGCGGACGGGCGACAGTCAGCTCGCCCTCAAGTCCGGAACGGTGAAGCCGAAAGGCGGATTTACCGCCTACCCCAATGGGTTCGAGGCCGAGTTCACGGACAAGCCCCACCCTCCACGAGCGAACCTCTCAGAGTGA